A region of the Oncorhynchus nerka isolate Pitt River linkage group LG9a, Oner_Uvic_2.0, whole genome shotgun sequence genome:
TGTTTTGCAGTTCTCATATATTGTTCATATGATAAGTACGTATTTGTTGCATGAGAAATAGAAGGAAAACTATTACTGCCACCAGTACAGGCATTGTCAAAAATAGAAGGCTCGACATCAATGAGTTGCGTCGTAGACTATCCTTTGGCCACTTCCGCTGTTCACAAGTGATTTCCCATTTCATAGGGTTATTTCTCTCCCTACCACTGGTTGCTCCGTTTTGAAGGACACTCCACCACCGAGGGACACTCGAAAACGAGGGGGAGGGCTAAGTGGAGGTTATTGGGATTGAGTTTATGGGTTTAGGCCATAGCTAGACAGTACACATCCCATCCATAGGGGACAGCAGCAACCGGGCCTGGTACTGACTGTGCCAGCAAGGCATGATAAGTTAGTGATCAGCAGGTGAGAGGTGTACGGAGTAGGACTTTAGTTTTGGAAtgccttcttttttttcttcttttttttctccccaatttcgtggtatccaattgttgtagtagctactatcttgtctcatcgctacaactcccgtacgggctcgggagagacgaaggttgaaagtcatgcgtcctccgatacacaacccaaccagccgcactgcttcttaacacatcgcacatccaacccggaagccagccgcaccaatgtgccggaggaaacaccgtgtacctggcaaccttggttagcgcgcactgcgcccgtcccgccacaggagtcgctggtgcgcgatgagacaaggacatccctaccgaccaagccctccctaacccggacgacgctaggccaattgtgcgtcgccccacgacagagcctgggcgcgaacccagagtctctgttggcacagctggcgctgcagtacagcgcccttaaccactgcgccacccgggaggccactgGCATGCCTTCTTGATTCTTTTTGTgtatattataattatttttgTCACAATTGAACAACTATGACCTGCTTGGGCTGACTGACTACAGAGTCCAGACAGAGCTCACCCTGGACTCTGGTAAGTATGTGTGACCTAATTACAACACCGGTCAGCTTAAAATCGCTTACTTTAATGCTTAATGCACACATTAATATCAGGTTATGGCCCAGTTAgttagctaggacccctagacatagcTTTGGTAAAAATATTCTATAGTCTAGGTAATTGGTTTCAAAACCCCATTCAGTCTCCTACATCTTTGGCCATGCCATCAgcaatagagtaccacagtatgagtcataatacccataaaacctagcggtcaaactgggatatggttccaatcatttacccaccattcatttttcccataggggttTTTAGAAACACAAATCATGtctgtttcgtgtaggcttaccctggagtgatgttttgataaccgtgtaaatctctaTGAGAACTGCAAAACAACAATGTGTCCGtcatgtacccatcctctggctgtagttcggcgtttcccaaactctgtcctggggATCCCAAGGGGTGCATTTTTCCCCCTCAAAAATCCCCTTTGGGGAAAATTAATGGTGGAataacgattggaaccatttccctgtttgaccgctaggatTTATGACACAGGATTTATGACACACCCTGCATTCCAAACCGACCCCTAGCCACTCCCGTAGATCTGGAGGGATTGGATAGGAATACGCTAAATATACCTTTTGATAGGCTGGATGTAATTTACGCCATATTATTCCCACCTATCCAGCCCCTTTAAATCTGTAGCAGTGTCAGGAGACGAGGAATTCGAGGCACATACAAATCCAGTGCTTGGATCACGATACCTCGTGGCGCCTAGACTCACTACAAGGTGAGGATGCGGAAGTACTTTTGTAATTTGGGTTAACTACCACTTTTTAAGACCACAGTTGATATAGTTACtgctcattctatttctatggtgctGACCTGTGTTTCCAGCCAACGAGAAGTTAGTGACCGTTGCTCTGGCCCTCCTCAGGCTCGGGCCCACCCTCTCCATATGCTCCGCCGAAGGCGGCCTCGTAGCCTGGGTCGTACGCCTCTTCCTTGATCGCCATCCTCTTAGCGTCCTCTGCAACGGGGAGAAAAACACACAATTCAATTcatgactttttttttttgtcattttgaAATAAGCTCCTATAGGTGACTATGACTACCTTGAGACCATGAGATGGGACAGGACCGTGATGGGTTTTCATTTCATTCTTCAAAATGAAATGTCACATTGTACCTCATCATAATAAATGTACATTTTATATTAATTAGCTCAATGATGTTCCTGTTTGAATAGTCATTATAGCACTGCCTGCAGCACGTTCTCTTACCTTTGGCCAGTCCCAGGTCAAAGCTGTACTCCAACTCCTGAATCTCCTCAGATCGGGCCACGCCCCTGAGCTGGTCCCTCAATTCCCTCAGCTTGATGTAGAAGTGCACTTTGTCCTGGGCACGGGGGAACTGGGCGCAGCGGGCACTCGACGAGGGCATCAGATACAATGCCTGTATGGGCGAGGGCAGGGTTACATGTCATTTCAAAGGGGAAATGGCACGGTACTGCCACCGTATGCTCAATGATCATAGTTAAATGTGAACAATTTCAAAGACCCTCAACTGTTTTGTTCGATTTGAATCTTTAGTCAAAACGGTGACATTTGGATCAGTTATTGTGAGAAAGCGCTTGATCCAGGAAGTACATCTTCTTTCAACTCTTCCATTTCTTTATCCTCCATTCATCATGAAATACAGTATCTGGAGCACCACAACAACATACACTACCAGGTAGCAGAGCCCTTACCACTTCACAGTCCGGTATCTTGTGTGGCTGCAGACCAAAGTCAAGCTTCTTGGGCTTTTTACCAAACATCTCTCTGCAGAACATTTCATAGATACCTGACAATAAACAGAATGTCAAATGGTAAATATCGAATTTCAACAGAAAGTTCTGGCCACTGGAATTTCTCCTATTTAGCAGGGATGTGTAGCTACTTACATTTTCCATTGAAAACAGCTATGAGGGGCTTGTACTTTTTCAGCTTCTCAGCAAGAATTAAGGCGCCCTCGCGTAGCTCTTTGCTGTGAAGAAACAGAAGATTTGAGTCAAACATTGTATTCCATCTATGTTAATTCAGCTTGCTATGTTGTGGCCACTGTTCGAGACAAATGTCTCTGCATCCTCCCACTCTTTTTTCAGCACATTGCAGACTGACTTTAGGTATTTTATCATGTTCTTCCTAAGCTTACGTTGACAGGTCCTTGCTTCCAGGCGTTGTCCTTGCCACCATGTTGGTGAAGCCGATCTTATATTTCTCTGGCAGGCTGGTGTCGCTCATGTGGTTAAGCTGCTCATCAGTGAATCCGGACAAGAACAGGCACTTCCCTGAAGAGGATAACTACTCATTAAATTCATTGTACCATTATTTTTCTGAAATTGGGGTGAAAATCTGTATTCTCTGCGCACTAAGCGTACAACTGCATCATCATGAGTAACATAACATTGACTTGAATGTAAAGTTTAGCAATTTATTTGATTCATCAATGGTGTTAGGGTCATGAAAGAGCAGACAAAACAAATACTGAGAAGGAAGATTTATGATGTTTTCAAAGTAAGAGACTGAATAAATACGCAAAGCAACTTACAGAAATGGTTTCCATGGCCAGGGAACCATCGTCCAACATAGGCTGCCACGAGACCTGGGTTGATTCCAATCTAGAACAAAAAAGTTGCATTTTATACTACCGTTTTTTCTCATTAGAGCACGCAAGACAGAACATTTTGCAGCTGAAAACGAAAATAAGCATTTCTCATTGGACAAATCAAGTAGCTCCATTGTCTGGCGCACATCAAAAAATGTCTGGCACAAAGCGACAAAAGCGGTGAACTCACGATAACATAGTCCAGGTTGTAGTCAAGGATGTCGGTCAGAGTTCTACTCATGACCTCATCCTCAGTCATGCCTTTGAAGCGGTCCCTTTTCTTCTTGACCTTCTTGAAGGTCTTGTCTATTTTCTCCTGCGTGCCGTCTGCCTCTTGACCCTCCTTGCCTTTCTTGGGCTTGGGTCCCGGTTTGGCCTTGGGTCCTGGTTTGGCCTTGGGTCCCGGTTTGGCCTTGGGTCCCGGTTTGGCCTTGGGCATTTTGGGTGGCTTGGGTTCCTTTGGTTGTGCCGTTCTCCCTCGCTTTTTTGCTGGAGCTGCAAGAGGGAGAGATCTTCCAATCACCTTGCTGTGAACCTTCACACTAGCCTCGACTGTCACAGGAACACTGATTTGTTCGATGAAGCATTGTTTTTAAATCTGTGGGGAAATGCATCAAAGAACACTTCGCCCACAAATTAATCAACTTTAAATCCATCAGAAATACATTAAGGCTCATGTCCGTTATTGAATACAGCTCTGCGGGAATAAAGAACCAGGGTACCTTTCGCTATGTTGGCGGGCTCTTGCAGTGCCATGGGCTCATGACTGACAACCATATGAGCCATGACCCTCTGTCTTGGTCCCTCTGTGTAGTGAGGGTGAGGACTGTGATGGTGGTTGATGCCCGGCTACTGCCCCTGTAGAGCTTGAAGCTGTTGAGTAGACTGAATCCTGAAAAAaggaagacaaaaaaaaaaaagacccaCATTGTTAATTATATAACTGAAATACACTGACTatgccaaacattaggaacacattcctaGTATTGCGTTGaaatccccccacctctctctcagaaCTGCCTCAATAAGTCATGccgactctacaaggtgttgaaagcgttccacagggatgctggcccatgttgactccaatgcttcccacagttgtgtcacgttcgctggatgtcctttgggtggtggaccattcttgatacacgcgggaaactgttgagcgtggaaaaaccCTGCaatattgcagttcttgacacaaaccggtgcgcctggcacttactaccataccccgttcaaaaggcaccctctgaatggcacacacaaccaatgtctcaactgtctcaagacttaaaaatccttatttaacctgtctcctccccttcatctacactgggttgaagtggatttaacaagtgacatcaataatggatcatagctttcacttggattcacctgattggtctgtaatgttttgtatactcagtgtatattctaGTACAGGGTTTCCTGTAGTCGGTCCTCGGGACCAAAGTTTTGTTTTTTGCCCAagtactacacagctgattcaaataggCAACTAATCATTAACCTTTGATAATTTGAATCAACCGTGCATTGTTAGGGCAAAACCCTAAACGTACACCCCTTGGTGAAAAAATATATTAGTATATATTTGTACTttagaattttttatttttaagtagccaccctttgccttgatgacttaGTTTGGGGAAAGCTGTAGTGACACCTGTAAAACAAGTACATCATACCCTCCAGGACAGATTCAGAAACTTCAAAAGGTACcagaatgtccattgctcgtgtttcttggcccaagcaagtctcttcttcttatcctttagtagtggtttccttgcagcaattcgaccatgaagtcccgattcacgcagtctcctctgaacagttgatgttgaggtgtgtctgttacttgaactctgtgaagcatttatttgggctgcaatttctgaggcgggtaactctaatgaacttatcctctgcagcagaggtaactctgggtcttcctttcctgtggcggtcctcatgagagccagtttcatcatagcacttggtggttgaaaacttcttcaggattggtgggtcccctgcgggacagttgagctaacgtaggctaatgcgattagcatgagattgtaagtaacaagaacgtttccgaggacatagacatatctgatattggcagaaagcttaaattcttgttaatctaacggcactgtccaatttacagtagatattacagtgaaagaataccatgctatagtttgaggagagtgcacaattttgaacataaaaagtaattaataaacaaattaggcacatttgggcagtcttgatacaaatttttgaacagaaatgcaatggtgcacgatgggacaagaacatccccgacggccaaaccctcctctaacccggatgacgctgggccaattgtgcgccgctccaTGGGTCTCCCTGTCGCGGccagctgtgacagagcctggactcgaaccaggatctccagtggcacagctagcaatgcaatgcagtgccttagaccactaggccactcgggaggccacagagagatccttgatgaaaacctgctccagagcgcacaggacctcagactggggcgaaggttcaccttccaacagaacaacgacaagtctctgaatgtccttgagcagCCCAGCCAGAGCATTGACTTTAACCTGGTCCAACATctcgagagacctgaaaatagctgtgcagcgacacttcccatccaacctgaaagagcttgagaggatctgcaaataatgggaaaaactccctgaacacaggtgtgccaagtttgtaacgtcatactcaagaagacgcGAGGCTATAATggctgccaatggtgcttcaacaaagtactgagtaaagggcctgaatacagTTTTGACATGTTTTATtatctaaaatcctgtttttgcgtggtcattatggggtattgtgtgtagattgagaaaaCAAATTCTAGAATAAAGCTGTAgcatagcaaaatgtggaaaagtcaaggggtctgaatactttccaaatgcattgtgtgtacacagacacacacacacgaccaaaagtatgtggacacctgctcatcaaacatctcattctgggaaggctttccacaggatgttggaatattgctgcggggactattgagatcaggcactgatgttgggcgattgggCCTGCCTCGTGGTCggggttccaattcatcccaaaggtgttcgatggggttgaggtcagggctctgaacAGGCCTGTCAATTTCTTCACACCGGCcgtcaaaccatttctgtatggacctctttgtgcacgggggcattgtcatgctgaaacaggaaagggccttccccaaactgctgccacaaagttggaatcacAAAATAGtcaagaatgtcattgtatgcagcAGCGTTAAGATTCCCTtccctggaactaaggggcctaacccgaaccatgaaaaactgccccagatattattcctcctccaccaaaatgtCCAGTTGGCACTgcgcattcgggcaggtagagttctcctggcatccgccaaacccagatttgtccatcggactgccagatggtgaaacgggattaatcactccagagaacacgttaccactgctccagagtccaatggaggtgagctttacaccactccagtcaacgtgcatggtgatcttaggcttgtgtgcggctgcttggccatggaaacccatttcaagaagttcccgatgaacagttcttgtgctgaggTTGCatacagaggcagtttggaactcggcagtgagtgttgcaaccgagtacAGACGCTTCAGCATTCAgttgtcccattctgtgagcttgaatggcctaccacttcgcgtccGAGCTGATGTTGCTCCCTGATGTTTccccttcacaataacagcacttacagttgaccggagcagctctagcagggcagaagttTGACGAACTgaattgttggaaaggtggcatcctatgacggtgccacgttaaaaatcactgagctcttcagtaatgccattctactgccaatggagattgcatggctgtgtgctcaattgtatacacctgtcagcaacgggtgtggctgcaATAGccaaaatccactaatttgaaggggtgtccacatacttgtgtgtttgtatatgcatgtatgtatgtccagttgaagtcggaagtttacacacaccttagccaaatacatttaaactcagttttaccatttctgacatttaatcctagtagaaattccctgtcttaggtcagtttattttaagaatgtaaaatgtcagaataatagtagagaatgatttatttgagcttttatttatttcatcacattcccagtgggtcagaagtttacatgcactcaattagtatttggtagcattgcctttaaattgtttaacttgggtcaaatgtttctggtagccttccacgagcttcccacaataagttgggtgaattttggcccattcctcctgacagagctggtgtaactgagtcaggtttgtaggcctccttgcttgcacacgccttttcagttctgcccacaaattttctataggtttgaggtcagggctttgtgatggccactccaataccttgactttgttgtccttaagccattttgccacaactttggaagtatgcttggggtgattgtccatttggaagacccatttgcgaccaagctttaacttcctgacataatttccacataattttccattttgtgaagtgcaccagtccctcctgcagcaaagcacccccacaacatgatgctgccacccctgtgcttcacggttgggatgatgttcttcagcttgcaagcctcccctttttcctccaaacataatgatggtcattatggccaaacagttctatttctatttcatcagaccagaggacatttctccaaaaagtacaatatttgtccccatgtgcagtttcaaaccatagcctggctttttttaatggcggttttggagcagtggcttctttgctgagcggcctttcaggttatgtcgatataggactcattttactgtggatataaatacttttgcacctgtttcctccagcaccttcacaaagtcctttgctgttgttctgggaatgatttgcacttttcgcaccaaagtatgttaatctctagaaaacagaacgcatctccttcctgagcggttatGAGAACTCAACACTTATTTTGAGGGGACAAGCAGTCATCCACAcagcttttcttttcttttctttatgGTGGATTTACTTTGTTAGTCTGATCAATATTCATATTGACATTATTATTATTCTGATTTGGA
Encoded here:
- the LOC115134518 gene encoding G/T mismatch-specific thymine DNA glycosylase-like, translating into MAHMVVSHEPMALQEPANIAKAPAKKRGRTAQPKEPKPPKMPKAKPGPKAKPGPKAKPGPKAKPGPKPKKGKEGQEADGTQEKIDKTFKKVKKKRDRFKGMTEDEVMSRTLTDILDYNLDYVIIGINPGLVAAYVGRWFPGHGNHFWKCLFLSGFTDEQLNHMSDTSLPEKYKIGFTNMVARTTPGSKDLSTKELREGALILAEKLKKYKPLIAVFNGKCIYEMFCREMFGKKPKKLDFGLQPHKIPDCEVALYLMPSSSARCAQFPRAQDKVHFYIKLRELRDQLRGVARSEEIQELEYSFDLGLAKEDAKRMAIKEEAYDPGYEAAFGGAYGEGGPEPEEGQSNGH